The nucleotide sequence CGGTCCTTGAGCCGGAAGAGGTTGTCGCCGTACTCGGTCCAGCGGCCGGTGGCCTCGTAGGGCTCCTTGGGCAGCAGCGAGGGGAAGTGCACCTCCTGCGCGCCCATCGCGTCCATCTCCTCGCGGACGATGCGCTCGACGTTGCGGAAGACGCGGAAGCCCAGCGGCAGCCAGGTGAACCCGCCGGGGGCGGCCCGCCGGATGTAGCCGGCACGGGCCAGGAGGCGGTGACTGGCGACCTCGGCGTCGGCCGGGTCGTCCCGAAGGGTCCGCAGGAACAGGGAGGACATCCGCAACAGCACGCCAGGAGTCTCCCAGGCCCGTCGAAGCGGTTTCCCGACACGTCCACCGGCCGGGCCCCGGACCGGGCACGACCTCGTGGGCGGCGGTCGCCCCCTCGGGCCACGGGCCCCGGCGGGGAGCGTCGAGTGGCTACGATCGGGCAGGTCGGAGGCGCATCGACACACCCCCGCCGCGGGGCCGATCCCGGGAGCGAGGAAGTCCGTGGGCCGAGACCGTCAGCACGACGATCGCGCCGGCCGGCCGCTGCCCCCGCGGCTCGACCCGCGCGCCGGTGCGCAGCCGCGGTCCCGTGCCGGCGCGAGCGCCGCCGGGCTGCGACCGCCGGACCGCCGCCGACGCCTCGTGCTCGGGAGCCGGGTCCTGGCCGGCGTCCTCTCGGTGCTGCTCCTCGCCGGCTCGGGCTGGGGCTGGTACCTCGGCCAGGTCGCCGACGCGACGGTGAACCGGACCGACGCCATTCCCGCCGACGGCAACGAGGACAGCGGGGACGTCGGCGAGGCGATGAACCTGCTGCTGGTCGGCAACGACAGCCGCAGCGCCCTCACCGACGAGCAGCTGGCCGAGCTCAACGCCGGCACCGACTCCGGCACCAACACCGACACGATGATCCTGGTGCACGTCCCCGCCGACGGGTCGCGTGCGTCGTTCGTCTCCTTCCCCCGCGACTCGTGGGTCGAGATCCCCGGCCACGGCGAGGACAAGCTGAACGCCGCCTACGCCTACGGCTACGCCGCCGCCGACGACGCCGCGGACGAGGCGGCCCGCCAGGCGGCCGGCGCCCAGCTGCTGGTGCGGACGATCAGCCGGCTCACCGGGCTGCAGATCGACCACTACGCCGAGGTGGACCTGCTCGGGTTCTTCGAGCTCAGCTCGGTCGTGGGCGGCGTCGAGGTCAACCTCTGCGAGGCCGTCGACGACCGCGAGTGGTCGGGCGCGGTCTTCCCGGCCGGCCCGCAGACGATCAGCGGCGCCGACGCGCTGAGGTTCGTCCGCCAGCGGCACGGCCTGCCCGGGGGCGATTTCGACCGCATCGTCCGCCAGCAGGTCTTCATCGCCGGGGTCCTGCGCAAGATGCTCTCCGAGGACGTGCTGCTGGACCTCAGC is from Blastococcus sp. HT6-4 and encodes:
- a CDS encoding LCP family protein; amino-acid sequence: MGRDRQHDDRAGRPLPPRLDPRAGAQPRSRAGASAAGLRPPDRRRRLVLGSRVLAGVLSVLLLAGSGWGWYLGQVADATVNRTDAIPADGNEDSGDVGEAMNLLLVGNDSRSALTDEQLAELNAGTDSGTNTDTMILVHVPADGSRASFVSFPRDSWVEIPGHGEDKLNAAYAYGYAAADDAADEAARQAAGAQLLVRTISRLTGLQIDHYAEVDLLGFFELSSVVGGVEVNLCEAVDDREWSGAVFPAGPQTISGADALRFVRQRHGLPGGDFDRIVRQQVFIAGVLRKMLSEDVLLDLSKQRELVQAAAESLTVDEDLNLLQLAEQMQSVTTGSIEFQTVPNLGIDREGSASIVRLEDEATLRQFFAQLSAEPEDAAPEDAAPADPVDPSEVAVAVFNGSGTSGLAAEAQADLEAAGFTVASTGNADSADYEQTEIRHAAGDEALAATVAAAVPGAVTRLVDDATPGTVQLVLGADFNGIGEATDAQPPAEPVEGEDARTAADTGCIN